The following are encoded in a window of Paenibacillus polymyxa genomic DNA:
- a CDS encoding polymorphic toxin-type HINT domain-containing protein: protein MTCPVNCGLDKTRQAGSCIIISSTVTGDVVGLSDSSGKELNSCSYDIWGGPEKVEETVPNVLRYAGEYWDDTTGLQYLRARWYDPGTARFMGEDTYQGEISNPQSLNWYAYVANNPLGYVDPSGHELMPTTKGGIFYTNQKTIIHCQRVGMGTCWNEFKAGTIQASTAVANFLIVDNINTILDPKSSTYDKTLALAGFIPVGKFVEGRKLIIQLTSKEGRYVERSVKLTDKNLKSAKALPCNCFTAGTKVQTDEGEKNIEDIEVGDKVLAKDEVTGEQAYKEVTHLYRNDKEITYELTVGDQIIETTENHPFWVEGKGWVLAADLQVGNKLQQSNGNTLTVDKINIVKHDEKVKVYNFTVDDFHTCFVSDLGIWVHNINCNPFDLTNSNLSKWNKGSFDSVGDSAISHFKKHGTEVGAEDVAQYIRKAEGFAQNLRGATKKPVDGKVQGVIRYKKNGKYIDLAPDGTIISFGKQ from the coding sequence ATGACTTGTCCGGTCAACTGTGGGTTAGACAAGACAAGGCAAGCGGGCAGTTGCATTATTATCAGCTCAACGGTCACTGGTGATGTGGTAGGCCTAAGTGATAGTTCGGGCAAGGAACTGAATAGCTGCAGCTACGATATCTGGGGCGGCCCGGAGAAGGTCGAAGAAACCGTTCCGAACGTGCTGCGTTATGCTGGCGAGTATTGGGACGACACGACCGGGCTTCAGTACCTGCGGGCTCGCTGGTATGATCCGGGCACAGCACGTTTTATGGGCGAGGATACGTATCAGGGCGAGATCAGTAATCCGCAGAGCTTGAATTGGTATGCGTATGTGGCCAATAATCCACTCGGATATGTAGACCCTAGTGGGCATGAACTTATGCCTACGACTAAAGGCGGTATATTTTATACTAACCAGAAGACGATTATTCATTGTCAAAGAGTAGGTATGGGGACATGCTGGAATGAGTTTAAAGCAGGAACTATTCAGGCATCCACGGCTGTAGCCAATTTCTTGATTGTAGATAATATAAACACGATACTTGATCCCAAATCGTCCACATATGACAAAACACTTGCTCTAGCAGGATTTATACCTGTTGGTAAGTTTGTTGAAGGTAGAAAATTGATCATACAGCTGACGAGTAAGGAGGGAAGATATGTTGAACGTTCTGTTAAATTGACAGATAAAAATCTGAAATCAGCCAAGGCGCTCCCTTGTAACTGCTTTACGGCGGGGACTAAAGTTCAAACAGACGAAGGGGAGAAGAATATCGAAGACATTGAAGTCGGAGATAAGGTTCTCGCCAAGGATGAAGTAACAGGTGAACAGGCTTACAAGGAAGTCACGCATCTGTATCGAAATGATAAGGAGATCACCTATGAACTTACGGTAGGCGATCAAATTATCGAAACAACCGAAAACCATCCGTTTTGGGTTGAAGGTAAAGGTTGGGTCTTAGCAGCTGACTTACAGGTAGGGAATAAGCTACAGCAAAGCAACGGAAATACCTTGACGGTGGATAAAATCAATATTGTAAAGCATGATGAGAAGGTTAAGGTGTACAATTTTACAGTCGATGACTTCCACACCTGCTTTGTTAGTGATTTGGGGATTTGGGTTCATAATATCAACTGTAATCCTTTTGATCTAACAAATTCTAACTTGTCAAAATGGAATAAAGGAAGTTTCGATTCCGTAGGGGATTCGGCAATCTCTCACTTTAAGAAGCATGGGACAGAGGTAGGGGCCGAAGATGTAGCCCAATATATCAGAAAAGCTGAAGGGTTTGCTCAAAATCTGCGTGGTGCTACAAAAAAACCTGTGGATGGAAAAGTACAGGGAGTAATTAGATACAAGAAGAATGGAAAGTATATTGATTTAGCCCCGGATGGTACAATTATTTCGTTTGGAAAACAATAA
- a CDS encoding polysaccharide deacetylase, whose translation MKLLNAKWMAVCLMAICCLGLLGIHTNTASAQAKAPLLGVNDVLLDSNTIQPVMKNDKLYVPIVTLGQKMGISTSANGNTLVLTGHNRSFTLDLNKGDVFERGDRTMVPIRTLTDAFGFTITLPTSNLYRIQNANASLSDAQFLNTFAAEIKQYAAVKPDKASNTGNKGTASSSSRTIYLSFDDGPTAHTPQLLDILDKYNAKATFFMLGPEIRQHSAVMKRMVEAGHGLGLHGMTHQVKKIYASPAAALAEMNQDNEILSKATGKRTSLIRTPYGSKPYLKKAYRDQLTGAGYHIWDWNIDSNDWRYTKNPEHFVQTVLSDIKRLKKQGRTPVVLMHDKPSTIKVLPQIMAALQKEGYSFEPLNDNLTPLNFWNDHR comes from the coding sequence ATGAAGCTTTTAAATGCAAAATGGATGGCTGTATGCTTGATGGCAATCTGTTGTTTGGGTTTGCTAGGTATACATACGAATACGGCGAGTGCACAAGCGAAGGCTCCTTTGCTGGGGGTCAATGATGTGTTGCTAGATTCGAATACCATTCAGCCCGTAATGAAAAATGATAAGTTGTATGTTCCTATCGTTACATTAGGGCAAAAGATGGGGATTTCTACTTCGGCCAACGGAAATACATTGGTACTGACTGGACATAATCGCAGCTTTACGCTGGATTTGAACAAGGGGGATGTGTTCGAGCGTGGAGATCGTACAATGGTGCCCATTCGTACTTTGACCGATGCGTTTGGCTTCACTATTACGCTTCCAACAAGTAATCTGTATCGAATTCAGAACGCAAATGCTAGTTTGTCTGATGCTCAGTTCTTGAATACATTCGCGGCAGAAATTAAACAATACGCAGCTGTCAAACCGGACAAAGCCAGCAATACTGGCAACAAGGGAACTGCCTCATCATCCAGCCGTACGATTTATTTGAGCTTCGATGATGGTCCTACGGCGCATACGCCGCAGTTGCTGGATATCTTGGACAAATACAATGCGAAGGCTACTTTCTTCATGCTGGGACCTGAAATTCGTCAACATAGCGCAGTGATGAAAAGAATGGTAGAGGCGGGTCACGGTTTGGGCTTGCATGGGATGACGCATCAGGTGAAGAAAATCTATGCATCTCCTGCAGCAGCATTGGCAGAGATGAATCAGGATAACGAAATTTTATCTAAGGCTACAGGAAAACGCACTTCTTTGATTCGTACACCTTATGGCAGCAAACCATATTTGAAGAAAGCATACCGCGATCAACTGACGGGCGCAGGCTATCATATTTGGGACTGGAACATTGATTCCAATGATTGGCGTTATACTAAAAATCCAGAGCATTTTGTACAGACTGTCCTAAGTGATATTAAGAGATTGAAAAAGCAAGGCAGAACACCAGTCGTTCTTATGCATGATAAGCCATCTACGATCAAGGTGCTTCCACAAATCATGGCTGCTTTGCAGAAAGAAGGCTATTCGTTCGAGCCGTTGAATGATAACCTGACCCCGCTTAATTTTTGGAATGATCATCGTTAA
- a CDS encoding phage holin family protein, whose translation MNINPNMFSMICATAGALITFAFGGWNQLMVLFTVAMAVDYVTGVAAAIKTGQGLSSKAGFWGLARKALMLMVISLAHHVDLLMGTEIMKGAATYFYLSNELISITENCSRMGLPLPPKLKNFFALLKDKESDGKNGGKDR comes from the coding sequence ATGAATATTAATCCGAATATGTTTAGTATGATTTGCGCTACCGCAGGAGCCCTTATTACGTTTGCCTTTGGCGGCTGGAATCAGCTAATGGTGCTATTCACGGTTGCAATGGCTGTTGATTATGTGACTGGAGTCGCCGCAGCAATTAAGACTGGGCAAGGTTTGAGCAGTAAAGCCGGCTTTTGGGGGCTGGCGAGAAAGGCTTTAATGCTAATGGTGATTTCTTTGGCTCATCACGTGGATCTCCTGATGGGTACCGAAATCATGAAAGGGGCGGCGACGTATTTTTATTTATCCAATGAATTAATCTCTATTACGGAAAACTGTTCACGAATGGGTCTGCCGCTCCCACCGAAGCTCAAGAATTTTTTTGCCCTATTAAAGGACAAGGAGTCTGATGGTAAAAATGGCGGAAAAGATCGCTAG
- a CDS encoding Dabb family protein, whose protein sequence is MIKHIVLFKLKDRSPESIEHTASILRSMNGKIKELLSLEVGTDVIRSERSYDISLTAVVETLEDLQTYQVHPVHQEIIVHMNEVKDVSIAVDYEI, encoded by the coding sequence ATGATTAAACATATTGTTTTGTTCAAATTGAAAGACCGCTCCCCTGAAAGCATTGAGCACACAGCATCCATTTTGCGCAGTATGAACGGCAAAATCAAAGAGCTGCTGTCACTCGAAGTAGGTACGGATGTGATTCGTTCGGAACGTTCTTATGATATTTCCCTTACCGCTGTTGTCGAAACACTGGAGGATTTGCAAACGTATCAGGTACACCCTGTGCATCAGGAAATTATTGTACACATGAATGAAGTGAAGGATGTATCTATCGCAGTTGATTATGAAATCTAA
- a CDS encoding DUF86 domain-containing protein translates to MYYVNREQIELRLGAVPDIVAGLRQTSAAWNGDLLQGLVQERCLHLAIETVTDVGSYIIDGFIMRDASSYEDIIGIIHEEGVLDDTVFHSLVELVGLRKPLVQEYFHWDRTSLHPLTPKLPGLLELFASNVHDYLNKELGPQPEGV, encoded by the coding sequence TTGTATTATGTCAACCGGGAACAAATTGAGCTTCGACTAGGGGCTGTTCCCGACATTGTCGCCGGACTTCGCCAGACTTCTGCTGCCTGGAACGGCGATCTGTTGCAGGGACTAGTGCAGGAGCGCTGCCTTCATCTGGCGATTGAGACGGTAACGGACGTAGGAAGCTATATCATCGACGGATTTATTATGCGTGACGCTAGTAGCTACGAGGATATTATAGGTATCATTCATGAGGAAGGTGTACTGGATGATACCGTATTTCATTCGCTAGTAGAGCTGGTAGGCTTACGTAAACCCCTAGTACAGGAGTACTTTCATTGGGACCGGACAAGCCTTCACCCGCTTACACCAAAGCTGCCTGGGTTGCTGGAGCTTTTTGCATCTAACGTGCATGATTATTTAAATAAGGAATTGGGTCCCCAGCCCGAGGGAGTGTAA
- a CDS encoding helix-turn-helix transcriptional regulator gives MTDKYIVPEMPTRRMIMTLLKTQGPVGVGSLAAQLGITEMGVRRHLKLMEQDGLIVATIVRQAMGRPTFLYSLSEQGSEQFPRNYDHLLLELLEELDEEQGMEAVYSLFDGRKRKMMKRYAPHMEGETTLASRVEKLSGIQNASGYMAEWREEEDGSYSIVEYNCPISQIAGRYRKACECEQQMFEELLDAEVVREDCLADGGRCCLYRIRSKKK, from the coding sequence GTGACGGATAAGTATATCGTACCCGAAATGCCCACTAGGCGCATGATCATGACATTATTGAAAACCCAGGGACCTGTGGGCGTCGGAAGCTTGGCAGCTCAATTGGGCATTACCGAAATGGGAGTGCGCAGGCATCTCAAATTGATGGAGCAGGATGGTCTGATCGTGGCTACGATCGTGAGACAGGCGATGGGACGCCCGACGTTTTTATACAGTCTGAGCGAGCAGGGAAGCGAGCAGTTTCCTCGTAATTATGATCATCTGTTACTGGAACTGTTAGAGGAGCTGGATGAAGAACAGGGAATGGAAGCTGTTTACTCGCTGTTTGATGGTAGAAAACGTAAAATGATGAAGCGCTACGCCCCTCACATGGAGGGGGAGACTACACTGGCTTCACGTGTGGAAAAGCTTTCGGGTATCCAAAATGCTTCCGGATATATGGCAGAGTGGCGCGAGGAAGAGGATGGTAGCTACTCTATTGTGGAATACAATTGTCCTATCTCTCAAATTGCAGGCCGTTACCGCAAGGCTTGTGAATGCGAGCAGCAAATGTTTGAGGAGCTGCTTGATGCCGAGGTTGTTCGTGAGGATTGTTTAGCGGATGGGGGTCGCTGTTGCCTGTATCGTATCCGCTCTAAAAAAAAGTAA
- a CDS encoding YtxH domain-containing protein, translating to MKENCKSFIRGALAGSIVGSVAALLFAPKSGRELRQNITDQARNVSDKGQELAGKISDTSIEYTDKIKETASAVIHEIGQWRKKGEIVPEVSISSATVQEDTEKDAL from the coding sequence ATGAAGGAGAACTGCAAAAGTTTTATCCGAGGCGCGTTGGCAGGCAGCATTGTTGGTTCGGTTGCTGCTTTGTTATTTGCCCCTAAGTCAGGTCGTGAGCTGCGTCAGAATATTACAGATCAGGCGCGCAACGTAAGTGATAAGGGACAGGAGCTAGCGGGGAAAATTTCAGACACCTCAATTGAGTATACTGACAAAATTAAGGAGACAGCCTCAGCCGTCATTCATGAAATCGGGCAATGGCGTAAAAAGGGTGAAATTGTTCCTGAGGTTAGTATTTCATCAGCGACTGTTCAAGAAGATACGGAAAAAGATGCTCTGTAA
- the racE gene encoding glutamate racemase: MQQAIAILDSGVGGLTVVKEVMRQLPREKIIYFGDTARTPYGPRPSEEVKKFTEQMVDFLIQFDPKVIIIACNTATAAALDYISQKVSIPVIGVIHPGARAAISATATGHVGVIGTVGTIRSGAYTAALKQLSPYVDVVSHACPALVPLVEQGLFRSKTTSQVVEETLRPIQTYPIDCLILGCTHYPFLKETIQEVMGPAVKLISSADETARETSTILYNKGKLEAGDETPVHQLFCSGDPELFQRIAAQWLGEQICQTPVVWQVTNLD, encoded by the coding sequence GTGCAGCAAGCGATTGCAATATTGGATTCCGGTGTAGGAGGTTTGACGGTTGTAAAAGAAGTCATGCGTCAGCTTCCGCGGGAAAAAATCATTTATTTTGGAGACACTGCGCGCACTCCGTATGGCCCCCGACCATCGGAAGAGGTTAAAAAATTTACAGAGCAAATGGTTGATTTTCTGATCCAATTTGATCCGAAAGTCATTATTATTGCTTGTAACACGGCTACTGCCGCGGCATTGGACTATATAAGCCAAAAGGTATCCATTCCGGTGATCGGAGTCATTCACCCCGGGGCTCGTGCTGCGATCAGCGCGACTGCTACCGGGCATGTCGGGGTGATTGGGACTGTCGGTACGATTCGAAGCGGGGCGTATACAGCTGCGCTCAAGCAATTGTCTCCTTATGTAGACGTGGTGAGCCATGCTTGTCCTGCGCTTGTTCCATTAGTGGAACAAGGGTTATTCCGCTCCAAGACGACATCGCAGGTTGTGGAGGAGACATTGAGACCTATTCAAACGTATCCGATTGATTGTCTGATTCTTGGTTGTACGCATTATCCTTTTTTGAAGGAAACGATTCAAGAAGTCATGGGACCTGCAGTAAAGCTCATTAGCTCGGCAGATGAAACGGCGCGTGAGACGAGCACCATTTTGTATAACAAAGGCAAGTTGGAAGCTGGGGACGAAACGCCGGTACATCAGCTTTTTTGTTCCGGCGATCCTGAATTGTTCCAGCGCATTGCCGCACAGTGGCTCGGGGAGCAAATTTGCCAAACGCCTGTCGTCTGGCAAGTCACCAATTTGGATTAA
- a CDS encoding M14 family metallopeptidase has translation MREYIVQKGDTLHRVASAFKLSADTLIVDNPWAATQPYLISGQVLYIRPSTDRKYVIQPGEYARQIAKQFGVELDELRLANPGLAEHDFTEGKTIVIPEDHQDQIVRLRGEYGYEDLKEDLAALAHRYPFIEVGSIGTSVMGKDIPYVRIGQGTRKIHSNASVHANEWLTTPCLLRFIEQYAQGIDGTEEHVGTSQWVYGGSPRDLLEHTSLWVVPMVNPDGVELVQQGVLPTHPLYHDLEKWNEGRADYRGWKANIRGVDLNDQFPAYWEEEVRRRGKTGPSRRDYAGPAPLSEPESKALADLTEREQFDMVLSIHSQGQEIYWNYRDLEPKESRGWALRLAAATGYRAVKLGGSDAGYKDWFIQRFGKPGFTVEVGLGVNPLPMRDYDDIAAEVGMLMATVLSW, from the coding sequence ATGAGGGAATATATCGTTCAAAAAGGAGATACATTGCACCGGGTCGCCTCGGCTTTTAAACTATCGGCGGATACTTTGATCGTAGATAATCCGTGGGCCGCCACGCAACCCTATCTGATTAGTGGTCAAGTGTTATATATTCGTCCGTCTACGGATCGTAAATACGTTATTCAGCCTGGTGAGTATGCAAGACAGATTGCCAAGCAGTTTGGTGTGGAGCTTGATGAGTTACGGCTAGCCAATCCAGGACTTGCGGAGCATGATTTTACGGAAGGAAAAACAATTGTTATTCCTGAAGACCATCAGGATCAGATTGTACGATTACGTGGAGAGTATGGATATGAAGATTTAAAGGAAGACCTAGCGGCCTTGGCCCACAGATATCCATTTATTGAAGTTGGCAGCATTGGCACCAGTGTCATGGGGAAGGATATTCCTTATGTACGTATTGGGCAGGGAACGCGTAAAATTCATTCCAATGCTTCTGTTCATGCTAATGAATGGCTGACGACGCCTTGTTTGCTGCGTTTTATAGAGCAATATGCACAAGGGATCGATGGGACTGAAGAACATGTAGGGACCTCTCAATGGGTGTATGGAGGTTCTCCGCGGGATTTGCTGGAGCATACATCCTTATGGGTGGTCCCGATGGTCAACCCGGATGGGGTAGAGCTGGTGCAACAAGGTGTACTCCCAACTCATCCGTTGTATCATGACCTCGAAAAGTGGAATGAAGGACGTGCTGATTATCGCGGTTGGAAGGCCAATATTCGTGGTGTTGACCTCAACGATCAATTTCCGGCATATTGGGAAGAAGAGGTACGCAGACGCGGTAAAACAGGTCCGTCTCGACGAGACTATGCAGGACCTGCACCTTTGTCTGAACCAGAGTCCAAGGCGCTTGCCGATCTGACGGAGCGCGAACAGTTCGACATGGTGTTATCCATACACAGTCAGGGACAGGAGATCTATTGGAATTATCGGGATCTAGAGCCTAAGGAGAGCCGAGGTTGGGCCTTACGGCTAGCTGCCGCAACAGGGTACCGGGCAGTAAAACTGGGTGGTAGCGATGCAGGGTACAAGGATTGGTTTATACAGCGATTTGGTAAACCAGGGTTTACCGTTGAAGTCGGTCTAGGTGTAAATCCGCTGCCCATGCGTGATTACGATGATATTGCAGCAGAAGTGGGTATGTTAATGGCAACAGTGCTGTCATGGTAA
- a CDS encoding heme biosynthesis protein HemY, producing the protein MNCKITRNAAKVLKLELDKEENQGKSLRVVITHAHGDHAHYGLDLDTPKETDTVVSTDKGIDVILENGQPLLDGVKIDYLYFPEEGFVITNPSQGNHGDH; encoded by the coding sequence ATGAACTGCAAAATTACTCGTAACGCAGCTAAAGTATTGAAACTTGAACTGGATAAGGAAGAGAACCAAGGGAAGAGCCTGCGCGTTGTTATTACTCATGCTCATGGAGATCATGCTCATTACGGGCTGGATTTGGACACGCCTAAAGAAACAGATACTGTTGTATCTACAGATAAAGGCATTGACGTCATTTTGGAAAACGGCCAGCCGCTGTTGGATGGTGTAAAAATTGATTACTTGTACTTCCCCGAAGAAGGATTTGTCATTACTAACCCTTCCCAAGGTAATCACGGCGACCACTAA
- a CDS encoding DUF1450 domain-containing protein has protein sequence MANDIRVCDECNHIRLKTILPKLQKMAPDAEIKIGCKSYCGPCGKRAFVYVNGRYVSAATEDEVLEKAARFIK, from the coding sequence ATGGCCAATGATATTCGCGTATGTGATGAATGTAATCATATCCGCTTGAAAACGATCTTGCCCAAGTTGCAAAAGATGGCACCAGATGCCGAGATCAAAATCGGCTGCAAATCGTATTGCGGTCCTTGTGGGAAACGGGCGTTTGTGTATGTGAACGGACGTTATGTGAGTGCGGCCACAGAGGATGAAGTATTGGAGAAAGCTGCGCGCTTTATCAAATAG
- a CDS encoding LTA synthase family protein: protein MLVIRTSSASRTGNTFSRMLLSRYFGLGLFFVLMIGKLVLIHYNLHAQNIDMNPLDYVIAIGSLLLVSFWTLWLPRRGRLIALVVLDMLLTALIYSDMVYYRYFQDFITIPVLLQAGQVDSLGGSIASLMYWWDIFFFADWILFIPYVIFVASLRRRLTTNDTYLETSRSSFTKRFLLRFSKGALAFLIGYVLTFGPIKYYTSTWATGIFVGNWWSMALYNVTGLIGFHGYDIYRYGQDHLGPQPTLAQAESDKDKEWFNQHQKLLQVKNDLSGKYKGKNVMVIQAEAFMNFFIGKQINGQAITPNFDKLTKESMYFNNYFHQTAQGRTSDADFSTHASLHPLPTGSVFIRYADHKFDTLPSILKDTGYSPNAFHVYDSSFWNRYTMYKAMNYDKFYSKKDFKIDEPLGWSLGDKSFFRQTLNDLTTEVKQPFYAYMVGISSHHPYNLSPDAVDLDVGEFEGTIFGDYLKSVHYVDEALGELVDQMKKDGLWDNTILMFYGDHDNSIKDKALYEKFLDKPLTDLDMQKIMNQVPLLVHLPDGSQAGTYSEPAGQLDLTPSVMHLLGISTKPYHFMGNDLFSGKPRMVVLRTGAFTDGRVYYIPSEDGTFSKGTCYNLSTGQPTDVNACGPGYTEALNRLNISDQVITYDLIREWEPQTKK, encoded by the coding sequence GTGTTGGTTATTCGCACGTCCAGTGCAAGTCGCACTGGTAACACGTTCAGCAGAATGCTGCTGTCTCGATATTTTGGATTAGGTCTGTTTTTTGTACTTATGATCGGCAAGCTCGTACTGATTCACTATAACTTGCATGCCCAAAATATTGACATGAATCCGCTGGATTATGTCATCGCTATTGGTTCGCTTTTACTTGTGAGCTTCTGGACCTTATGGCTGCCACGTCGCGGACGTTTGATTGCTCTTGTGGTGCTCGATATGTTGCTCACCGCGCTCATTTATTCCGACATGGTTTATTATCGTTATTTCCAGGATTTCATTACGATTCCCGTCTTACTTCAAGCCGGACAAGTTGATTCTCTGGGCGGAAGTATCGCATCCCTTATGTACTGGTGGGACATTTTCTTTTTTGCAGACTGGATTCTATTCATTCCGTATGTCATATTTGTGGCTTCCTTACGACGTCGACTTACAACGAATGATACTTATTTAGAAACATCCCGAAGCTCGTTCACAAAGAGATTTCTGCTTCGCTTCTCCAAAGGAGCATTGGCCTTCCTGATTGGCTATGTATTGACATTTGGTCCGATCAAATATTATACCTCCACGTGGGCAACTGGCATATTTGTCGGCAACTGGTGGTCGATGGCCTTGTACAACGTAACTGGATTGATCGGATTTCATGGATATGACATCTACCGCTATGGTCAGGATCACCTTGGTCCCCAGCCTACACTGGCTCAAGCAGAATCCGATAAGGATAAGGAATGGTTTAATCAGCATCAAAAGTTGCTTCAGGTTAAAAATGATCTATCTGGCAAGTATAAGGGCAAAAACGTGATGGTCATTCAAGCTGAAGCGTTCATGAACTTTTTTATCGGCAAACAGATCAACGGTCAAGCGATTACGCCTAATTTTGACAAACTGACGAAGGAAAGCATGTATTTCAACAATTATTTTCACCAAACTGCGCAGGGCCGTACTTCGGACGCGGACTTCTCTACACATGCTTCGCTGCATCCGCTCCCTACAGGCTCCGTATTTATCCGTTATGCGGACCATAAATTCGATACGTTACCTTCCATTTTGAAGGATACTGGGTATAGTCCCAATGCGTTTCACGTGTACGACAGCAGCTTCTGGAACCGTTACACCATGTATAAGGCAATGAACTATGACAAGTTCTACAGTAAAAAAGATTTTAAAATAGATGAGCCACTGGGTTGGTCCCTGGGAGATAAATCCTTTTTCCGTCAAACGCTCAATGATCTCACCACCGAAGTTAAGCAGCCGTTCTACGCCTATATGGTCGGTATCTCGAGCCATCATCCGTACAACCTGTCACCTGACGCGGTAGATTTAGATGTTGGCGAGTTTGAAGGCACGATATTCGGAGACTATCTGAAATCCGTCCATTATGTGGATGAAGCTCTGGGCGAATTGGTAGATCAGATGAAGAAAGACGGATTATGGGATAATACGATCCTGATGTTTTATGGGGATCATGACAATTCTATTAAAGACAAAGCACTGTATGAGAAATTTTTAGACAAGCCACTTACGGATCTCGACATGCAGAAAATCATGAATCAGGTACCATTGCTTGTGCATCTTCCTGATGGAAGTCAGGCGGGCACGTATTCGGAACCGGCAGGTCAGTTGGATCTGACGCCTTCCGTAATGCACCTACTTGGGATTTCTACAAAACCATATCATTTTATGGGAAACGATCTGTTTAGCGGGAAGCCTCGTATGGTTGTACTGCGTACTGGTGCTTTCACCGATGGACGAGTGTACTACATTCCATCGGAGGACGGTACATTCTCCAAAGGAACCTGTTACAACCTGAGTACAGGCCAGCCTACAGATGTCAACGCCTGCGGACCGGGATATACCGAAGCTCTCAATCGGTTGAACATATCTGATCAGGTTATCACATACGATCTTATTCGCGAATGGGAACCACAAACAAAGAAGTAA
- a CDS encoding THUMP domain-containing class I SAM-dependent RNA methyltransferase → MTQLQLIATAPMGLEAVVARELRELGYEDLTVENGRVVFTGDYMDICRCNLWLRTSDRVLIKMGEFAATTFDELFEGTKALPWQDWIPVDGEFPVEGRSHKSQLSSVPASQGIVKKAIVEKLKETYHTDWFAEDGPRYVIEVILLNDRALLTLDTTGPGLHKRGYRKLVTEAPLKETMASALIQLSRWSPDRPFYDPCCGSGTLLVEAAMQAWNIAPGLRRTFNSEDWPVIGRELWDQARDEAMDLTRDDIPFEIAGSDIDPNAIQVAEAAVKAAGFAKDIPLKVMPVTKVRLEGQYGVMITNPPYGERLSEQSEVEKLIRSLARTAAEMKTWSFFAISSTKQFEHYWGRKADKRRKLFNGRIECQYYQYLGPLPPRRKDTSPLQP, encoded by the coding sequence ATGACTCAACTGCAACTAATTGCAACTGCGCCAATGGGACTTGAAGCCGTCGTGGCCCGGGAACTCAGAGAACTCGGGTACGAAGATCTGACCGTTGAAAATGGCCGCGTCGTTTTTACCGGAGATTATATGGATATATGCCGGTGTAACCTGTGGCTTCGCACATCAGACCGCGTGCTTATAAAAATGGGTGAATTTGCTGCAACTACCTTCGACGAGCTGTTCGAGGGTACCAAAGCATTGCCTTGGCAGGATTGGATTCCTGTAGATGGTGAATTTCCCGTAGAGGGACGTTCGCACAAATCACAGCTTAGTAGCGTACCAGCCAGTCAGGGAATCGTCAAGAAGGCGATTGTAGAGAAGCTCAAGGAAACCTACCACACAGATTGGTTTGCTGAAGATGGCCCTCGTTACGTCATTGAGGTCATTCTATTGAATGATCGTGCGTTGCTGACACTTGATACAACCGGTCCAGGACTGCACAAACGCGGCTACCGTAAGCTCGTTACAGAGGCGCCTCTCAAAGAAACGATGGCTTCTGCTCTTATTCAGCTTAGTCGCTGGAGCCCTGACCGACCATTCTATGACCCATGCTGCGGTTCCGGTACTTTGTTGGTCGAAGCTGCCATGCAAGCCTGGAACATTGCGCCAGGCCTGAGACGTACCTTTAACTCGGAAGACTGGCCTGTCATTGGCAGAGAATTATGGGATCAAGCTCGTGACGAGGCGATGGATTTGACCCGCGATGACATTCCTTTTGAAATTGCAGGTAGCGATATCGACCCAAATGCCATACAAGTTGCTGAGGCAGCTGTAAAAGCAGCAGGCTTTGCTAAAGACATCCCTCTTAAGGTGATGCCTGTAACTAAAGTCAGACTCGAAGGACAATATGGTGTGATGATTACAAACCCACCTTATGGCGAGAGACTGAGCGAGCAATCCGAGGTGGAAAAGCTGATCCGTTCGCTCGCTCGCACGGCAGCCGAGATGAAGACTTGGTCCTTCTTTGCCATCAGCTCCACCAAGCAATTTGAGCATTATTGGGGCCGTAAAGCAGACAAACGCCGGAAGTTGTTTAACGGCCGGATCGAATGCCAATACTATCAGTATCTAGGCCCTCTGCCTCCGCGCCGCAAAGATACTTCGCCGTTGCAGCCTTAA